TTTACTTCTATTCAGATGTTTAGTTTATTATTGCCATGGCAGACATAGTACTGGAGAGTCATCtagatctgtaggcagcagagaaagaaagagtgacagacagagacagcgacagagacagagacagagacagggacagggacagagacagagactgggcttggcttgagcatttggaaccacaaagcccacccccaatgacacactttctccaacaaggccacatctcctccaacatggccacacctcctaataatgctgctccctggtgaccaagcatccaaatctatgagcctatggaagccattcctattcaaaccacacagaaaggaaagggtttatttcactcacagttccatataGCCATTCagcatcaaaagcagtgagggcaggaactcatgcagggcaggaacctggaggcaggagctgatgcagaggccatggagggtgctgcttactgatttgctctacatgacttgctcagcctgctttcttatagaacctaggaacaccagcccagggatggctccacccacaatgggttgggccctcctcATCAGTCACTAATTGCCTCGTCCAGCAGGGCAGAGAACAAGGTCCAGAGGACGACCTGAAAGAAAGAATTGGGGACCTGAAAGAAAAGGCGAATGCAAAGAAccatggcttgtctatagtctgatcaaaccgctattttaatttttcacacaggggttatatacacatagaggcaggatgtgggggaaggggatgacgaaGGAGTGTAGGTGttttcagggggagtacagatatcttccagaacagggtatcagctgggtgaagaagcaggaaacatgtcactatgactctgtctatgattcacttgtttcttatctaagctggtactctccaccaaggctacctatccacaaggtctatgactactagttcttatccaggctggtaaatttccaccaaggctgcttgtttacaagatcttatagctatctgttttagGGTCAGTGTTTTCTCACAGagcccaagactttgtgttagcaggcatgtatgacTGACTCAGGcgtattgctgattttaggcctttacCGTATAAGCAAAGCTGCTTCTGacaactaattaagaaaatgtctcataggcttgcctacagtctgGTCttgtggaagcattttcttaatggagGGTCCCTCTTTTAcatgactttagcttgtatcaagttaacaAGAAACTCTGGCTTTCTTGTTTCCTCCTGACTTCTTGGGCACGCCTCACACCAAGtgcctcctcatcttcttcaccCATGTTTAAGGCTCCAACAGTCAGCCTAGTGCATCAGACCTGATCCGACTGCAAAGTGTATCCATTGTCTAAGCCATCCTGAGACGCTCCTGCTGCTTGGCTATGAGCAGATATTCTAGTGCTCTCTTGCTTCTCCAACTATCCTGGCCCTGTTGCTGGCTTGTCTGAGGCTCCCTTTTGGTAGGAGCTAGGCACATGGGAcgtcctagaggagccactactgCCCCCAGCGATCCCACTCTCTCGGTTCACTGTTGACTCCTGTGGAGAAATCTGAGCTTTAGATCCACTTCTTCACTGAAATTCTGTTTGTTAAtgaattaatttgtgtgtgtgtgtgtgtgtgtgtgtgtgtgtgtgtgtgtgtgtgtatgtgtgtatgtgtgatgtacatGTGTGAAGAGGGTAGAGAGGACACTGGtatcttcctctatctctctccactttttttttttttttttggtttttcgagacagggtttctctgtgtagtcctggctgtcctggaactcactctgtagaccaggctggcctcaggctcagaaatccgcctgcctctgcctcccaagtgccgggattaaaggcgtgcgccaccaccgcccggcttctctccactttttaagatagggtctctcactgacttgGAAGCTCAGCCTtagagctaggctggctggccagtgagccctgggaTCTGGTTGTCTCTGTTGCCAGTACATGTTCcaagtctgtttgtttgtttgtttttgtttttcttcacatgggagctgaggatttgaactcaggttctcagcttGCACCcttaccactgaaccatctccctggtTCCTTTGATTGACGGTCTCGAAGCTCAAATCCTGCATTTCATCATCCACATTTCACTATCAACACTTCAACGTTGTACAGTGCTTTAAAACCatgaaaaaagataaagaacaaCAGAAATACAGGGGGAGGAAAACATCACAAATCTCTTCCTACTATTACATGAAATATAATCAATAGGAAGTAAGGCCTCCTGACACTGCCCCATACCCAACCCAGAGACGATCATTGCAAGAACCCAGGCTTTggccatccctccctcctttcatctttctctacttcctatcccccttcctcacttcctccctcatccctcctctaccttccccctccctttctttcctccttcatcccctcccttacccccttccttccttccccctcctatCTTGCCACATAGTAAGACAAGACCGGTCATGAACTGCAAGcctcttctctgcatctgccAAGTTCTGAGCTGACAGGTGCGAACCAACCAAGGCAGGAAGCGTGTCGttagcttgaggccagcctgggtcacataatgagtatgagattctgtctcaaaaaatagaaacacagacaacaggcacaccaaaataaaaacaagaacaaacaaagaaatactcCCTCCCAAAAAGACCAAACGAACAaagcaggactacacagaaaaaccctgtccggaaaaaacaaaccaaccaaacaataaaactgaaaaacaaactgAAGTGATTCTAATTAAGTAACAAGGAAAAAGCATGAGCAGAGAtctgtcctgtctgtctgccatctgttcctctctctgtatagaaCACTGTCCATCAGGGCTGCTCAGATAgaacacatcatcatcatcatcatcatcgtcatcatcatcatcatcatcatcgtcgtcgtcgtcgtcataGTTGTCATCGTTGtcattagtagtagtagtagtagttttttgagacagcctggctgccctggaacttgatatgtagactagggtggccttgaactcatgagatCTCATTGcctgtctcttgaatgctgggattaaagacatgctacTATGCCATGTTGACATGTATGTTTAATTTGTGTGCACCTCTgtttatgcttgtgtgtgcaggtatatgtgcctatgtgtgttgGAGGACAGGTGTCAAATGTCTTTTATGACTTGTCACCCATTCCTTTGAGACAAAAGACTCTCCCTTAGCTGAAGCTCTGGTTTTATCAGCGAGGCTGTAAACCTGTAAGTCCCAGCTAGAATTATAGATGTATATGGGATATCCAATTTTTTAGGTGGGTATTGGGATTCCAACACTGGTCCTCATGATCACCCCAAAAGTGCCcttaaccaccaagtcatctTTTTAGGCTGAATATATAATACTCTGTCCCACAGAATATTCATCCAAGCTTGCAACAGGTAAGCTACACAAACCCTTGAAGTTTCCAGGATATGGTAATGGCACAGATCCATTTACTTATTGATTTATTTGGGTTTCTCAAGCCAGGGTTTCTCCAGGAaaatagttctggctgtcctggaacttgttctgtagaccaggctaaccttgaaatcacagagatcatgtatttttaattttttttttactttatgtgtacgtgtgttttACCCACATGTATATCTGTGACTATGTATGTGCCTGGTATCTACGGAAGCTAGAAAGGTACAGTGGATTCCAAGGGACTGTTGTGAACTACCGTGTGGGTGCCAGAAATCAAACAGGTCCTTTGGCAGAACAGCCAGTGTGATTGCtgggccatttcttcagtccctAAGGTAGTTTCATGACAAGGTTGCTTCAGTGTAGTTCAGTGGGCTTTGGCTTCACTACCTGTGTGCTTCTACCTCATGCTTTGGTGGTGGCATActtctttaatccaagcacttaagaggcagaggcaggtggatagctgttagttagaagccagcctgatctacagagtgagttctaggacagccagggctacacagaaaaaccctgtctcaaaaactaaaacaaaaaaatatatttttgagacaggatcttgctgtgtaacccaggctggctttccaTGTGAgaccttcttgcctctgcctcataggtgctgggattataggcatggcaCCATGACACTCAAGCTTGACTCCCTAACCCTGACTTTACAGATCGTATAGGGTAGAACATATGCGCATAAGTCATCAATCCAAGTCTCTAAGCACTTTCCAGGGGATGGTAAAGGTTCACTTCTTTTTGAGGATGTATACTGGACTGTTGtcttactttgtttttgagacagagcctctctatgtagctcttagagatgaagctggcctcaaattcaccaaGACCCatccgcctctgcctccagagggctgggaGTAAAGGTTGCACTCCCATGCGGGCTAGGAAGACATTAATTGTTATGACATACTGCCCTCAAATGACCCTTTTTTCAAGCCTGCTGCTTTAACCCCAACTGCCAAAGCACACCTGGTAGTCATAGTTgatggattccttctgtcttttctctgctgTCAGCCACTGCCACCCACTGGTTCCAGCCTATAGTTTGTCTTCCCTGTTGACATTAAGTATGTAAGGGATGCAGGCCTCATCTTGCCTGTCTCTTGTCTCATGATACAGTCCCAAACCAGATAATCCATAAATGGTTACTGCACTTTCAGCTTGATGCCCCAGGCTTGCCCACTGGGGCCGTAACTTTCTTCTATAAATAGGTGGTTTCTGTTTCAGGAATGGTTTGCTGTGATATACCCTTCTGCTGCCCCGCCCACGCCTCTTAGAAACGGAGGATCAGAAAGAGAGGTATTCAAATCTTCCACCACAATACCCGAGGCCCTCCTAAGAGCAGTCAGGGTCTTTCTTTCCGCCTGACTTCCTGTCCACGGGGAACTCCTGCAGAGAACCTGCTGTCTTtccatgctcttctgtctgctcttcctgtttctttcagtGATCCAGTTCCTCATGGCTCAGCAGTGCTTCCACAGTGAATATTTTGACAGTCTGCTACATGCTTGCAAACCGTGTCACCTGCGATGTTCCAACCCTCCTGCACCCTGTCGGCCTTACTGTGATCCAAGTAAGTGCAACTCAACAGTTGCTTCCCATGGGAGGCAGTCTCCTGATAGTGCTATCTACTAGAGAACAAATGTTATTGAGGAGATggggagatttttcttttcttttcttttcctgaatcaaaacaagaaaatataaatgcCTCCTGGAACAAAGGAATTATTCTGAACCAGACTCAATTTTATTCTTCAGCTCTTAATTAAGGGGTATTTAGAATTTCAAAGTTAATGTTGGTGAAACCAGGAATAGGTAGTACATGCTCtaattcagtggttctcaatcttcctaagcTGCAACCCTTAAATAGTTCCTCctttgtggtgaccccaaccataaaattattttcgttgatACTTCCTAACTAGTTTTACcactgttatggatcataatgtaaatatctaatatgcaggttATTCGATatgggacccctgtgaaagggttgtttgacctccCCAGAGGGTTGCtccctacaggttgagaactgaaCAAATTTGAGGTTtgcctgggctacactgtgaaTTTGAGGGCAGCTTAGGCTAGAGTGGGGTCCAGTTCCATAAATAACACAGAGTTCAGCTGTAGATGGGAAGGTAGAGCATCTGGCTAGCATGTAcacagccctgggttctgtccccagcagtGTGTATGTCATAGTGCTACAGATCTGTAATTGCAGCACTTACGTAGAGGAGGTGGAaactggaggatcagaagttcaaggtcatccttggctatggcTGGGTTTGAGGTCAGACTGATCGacaagagactttgtctcaaaaatcaccCCAAATAAGATGCTCATGAACATGCATTAGGGGAGCTGAGTGTTGGAAAGTCATACTTGGTGTGAATCCCGAGCTCTGGTTACATCTCTCTGTGACGTTCTTTTGATAAAGGCATGCCCAGTTCAGTGAGAGGGACGTACACAGTTCTCTGGATCTTCTTGGGCCTGACCCTGGTTGTCTCTTTGGCACTTTTCACACTCTCATTCTTGCTGAGGAAGATGAGCCCCGAGGCCCTGAAGAACAAGCCTCAAAGCCCTGGTCAGCTTGATGGTGAGTCTTGGAACCTATTTCTGTAAGGGCAGCTCTTCCaagtttcatttccttttctttttttaactttggcttttctgttgttgttacaGCACTTTCAAATGTGTTAGTGGGTACTTGTTTGAAATTTTGAGCTGGgagcagtggcacatgcctgaaatcTTAGCACGTGggtagtggaggcaggaggatcaaagggGTAAAGGGGTCAGGTCATGCTCAGCTATGGTATTGAGTGTGAGCTCAGCTGGGGTGACAGGAGACCACGGCTCAAAGCAAAACACTGACATGGACAATGACAACAACAGCAAACCAAACCCACCAACTGTCCCCCAAAGACAACAAAACAGACAgtcgggtagtggtggcacacgcctttaattccagcacttgggggacagaggcaggcggatttctgagttcaaggccagcctggtctacagactgagttccaggacagccagggctaaacagagaaacctttctcgaaaatacaaaaacaaaacaaaacaaaacagagaaattgTGACATTGACAGCTACTTTGCAGTCTCCTTTCAATGCCTGTTTTCCCCCCAGTTCTCTTGGTAACTGCTCTTGAGACTTTGAAAGTGTCTTTGACTAAATTTAGTGCACTGATGAGATACTGTGTTATTGCAACTGGACTACAGCCTGGTATTCTCAGTCTAAGAGTATTTGGCAAGATACATGATCTTGGTTTTAGTACAATTATAAGCACTGTTTGCCTGTGAATGCTTTACTGCCCAAAATGAATAACCTGGTTCACTAGCCATCTCAACGATAATTATTAAGCAACAGAGTACCAGTCCCAGATAAGTGCTCAACTTGAGGGCCTCTTaggctaaaaatatttttatagcactGTTCTCTGTAATTTGATTCATAGACACATAGCAGCCATGGTCCTgaatctttttttgtgtgtttgtttgttttgacttttttcttttggtgtatATGGTGCATGAATGTGAGCGcgcacatgcttgtgtgtgaacATGAGGTTAGAGAAGGACATTGGATATCTTCCTCTATTACTCCCCTCCCTGTGGCcacgagacagggtctctcagtggggCAGAAGCAAGCGGTTTCAGCTTTGATGCCTCCCTTCCATCTCTGCCACTGGGATGTTACATGCTGAGGGTACAGACATGTGCTTGTTACCAGTATGCTGGAGAtttaaacttaggtcctcatgcttgcaagttTGTAATGCCACTAATCAGTGTTCTGAGCCCTTGTCCTgcttctttatacattttgtttcTGCAAAACACCTATCCCATTTGCTTTCCTGTACAGGAGTGGCTAGAGACTCACTCACTCTTTCCTCTGTGTAGTCTGGTAGACAGAAGAatgcattttaattgtttttaaagtcatgtgtatacgtgtgtggcTGAGAGTGGTTTAACAAAAAGTAGCATCCCCGTGGCCGCCTGACCTGGAATGGCCAATGGGTTGATTACAGAACTGGATGTCATCACGAGGGGCTTCAAATCTAGGGCCAGGTTTTGTGCACGTGAGCACAGAGCCTCTGGAtggcagaagagggcaccagatccctacagctggagttacaggtagagGCTAGTGATGGAATCAGTCCTCTGTAAGAAAGACACTgactcgtaaccactgagccacctcttcaaaCCTAGAATGAAATttcttttagatgtatttattatatttatatgactacactgtagctgtccctatgcacaccagaagagggcatcagttcccattacagatggctgtgagccaccatgtggttgctgggaactgatctcaggacctctggaagagcagtcagtgctcccaaccactgagccatcttgccagcctgaatttttttttttaatatacgaATTGTACATACAGAAAGTACATGACATAATGTTCTGAATACAGACACGTAGGGAAACAGCAAGTACAGTCAAACGCATCCACAACTATCTTCACATAGTTGACCTTTGGTGATAGGGTCTCACATGTCACACACTGGCCTTGGACTTTGTATCTCAGGATTACCTTAAGCCCCTCTGATCCTCATGCAGCCATCTCCTCAAGGCTGGCtttacaggtatgcaccatcagG
The nucleotide sequence above comes from Arvicanthis niloticus isolate mArvNil1 chromosome 6, mArvNil1.pat.X, whole genome shotgun sequence. Encoded proteins:
- the Tnfrsf17 gene encoding tumor necrosis factor receptor superfamily member 17 isoform X1; protein product: MLFCLLFLFLSVIQFLMAQQCFHSEYFDSLLHACKPCHLRCSNPPAPCRPYCDPSMPSSVRGTYTVLWIFLGLTLVVSLALFTLSFLLRKMSPEALKNKPQSPGQLDGSVQLDKADTELTRSRAGDERILPRSLEYTVEECTCEDCVKSNPKGDSDHFFPLPAMEEGATILVTTKTGDYGKSSVPTALQSVMGMEKPTHTR